In Helicoverpa armigera isolate CAAS_96S chromosome 22, ASM3070526v1, whole genome shotgun sequence, the genomic stretch ttttaatacaatgttttttaattgaacgagaattattaatatttaaattaaatgctaggtcgtgttttaatcaaaatggcgagcatgcaactgctcgcgaatagattataatcgtaaagtttttcgcgcctattcccatgtatacacgattagtttgcatgcggactagcactgtatattatggaacaaagcaagttactttggctactacaaaatatatgcgagtatttgcgtactgctgctgtatacatcggaagactttgtataaaaagtgaattccaatctattcgcgactagtttcacacgcttgcgtactagccatgtatatactgtaaatacgcggCTTCGAAAGTTTAGAATTTTACATAGCAAACACAATCAATTCAATGCCAGGATACAAGAATTAAGAACGTATCTACTAAATTCTAAAGTTTTTCCCCATTATGTATTGTATCTGACCCCAAGATGCAGTCTATAGCTTACTTTGGATGcgaagatgttttatttcaatgtaattaaacACCTATCTTTGCATttgatacatttattatttccacTTCTCTTTTTTCACTTAACCCTTTCAGTATGGATGGTATGAAAGGATCATAATAAAGTTCAATAAGATTAACAAGCATTGTTTCAAACTTAGCTAATTTAAATTCTGTAAAAGCAATTATAATAGCAAAGAGGTCACTTTACTTAGAACAGTTAATTGCCCTTTAGACATTTTGAACTAAGTTCGCAACTTCAAGTTTATAATTATACCTCGACATACATAGTTTTGACCCTTGATTAATTAGATATTCCAGTAAATATgtgaacaatttaatttttttaattaccagaaaataatacttattttattatttttgaaaacgtATAGGATATATAGGTAATAGTAGGAAATAAGAGGAACTCAATTTTAAcgaattaaacatttattcaataaacaaattacacaattaataataaataaatgaaatttagataataagtaataattaataacttggCATCTCAGAGATCAGTAATGTTTTAAAGGCAGCTTCAAGCCTAATGCGACTGCGAGTGCGTTTCAGCCTCTCCTCTGAAAAcggaaacaaataaaaataaatgtagttttaCTTGAATCATTGAATAAAGATCTGTGGGGATCATGCTTattaaataactagcttttgcccgcgacttcgttcgcatggaatagtgacttccggcatatttttggtttgaacaatagatggcgctatatgtccggaataaattttattttttatttttatattttttttgaaataaaaactatcctatgtcctttctcaagttccaaactatgtctgtaccaaatttcacacaaatcggttcagtagtttaggcgtgaagaaaagacagacagacagacagacagacagacagacagacagacagagttactttcacatttataatattagttataatagttataataaataaatgaaatttagataataagtaataattaataacttggCATCTCAGAGATCAGTAATGTTTTAAAGGCAGCTTCAAGCCTAATGCGACTGCGAGTGCGTTTCAGCCTCTCCTCTGAAAAcggaaacaaataaaaataaatgtagttttaCTTGAATCATTGAATAAAGATCTGTGGGGATCATGCTTattaaataactagcttttgcccgcgacttcgttcgcatggaatagtgacttccggcatatttttggtttgaacaatagatggcgctatatgtccggaataaattttattttttatttttatattttttttgaaataaaaactatcctatgtcctttctcaagttccaaactatgtctgtaccaaatttcacacaaatcggttcagtagtttaggcgtgaagaaaagacagacagacagacagacagacagacagacagacagacagagttactttcacatttataatattagttaggattaggattattcaaaaataagtcATGAAACGCTAAAACATTGAAAATTTGAAATGACTTTGATATGACCAAACTAGGCTATTTGGTGACAGCCTCCAGTATCTAGTATCTGACTCCACAATTCCACAATCCATTTACGTGGGTAAATAATAGGACCCTAAATTCGACAGCCGGCCCGTGACTTCTGAGATTCTTTCAGTACAATATGACTGTTTCTAAGCCAGGAGTTTcctgaaagttaaaaaaaaaaaaacttacttttctTTGGACCTCCTCTGAGCGATTCGGTAAATCCTGCGCAGTTCCAACAGAGCGCGCATTATCACCACAAGCTGCTGCTCGAAGTCATTAGTAGAAACATCGATAGCTAAACCTGGAATATACaaagaaattgtatttaaattcttTGTTATGTTGAAAAGGAAAAtcttttatcaaacaaatgccAAATATAAAtggcgttttttttttgtcgtcgCTTTCGTCGTTTCGGCCGAAAGACATACATTGCTGGACTAAGGCGTTTTTCCTTGTACTTTTGTCACTGAGTTCTCATAAAATAGGTTGATATGAGGTTCCTTTAAGTAGGAAGTTGTTTTTCTCGCCCTAAGTTTCATCATGCAATTGTCACTtgtgaatgtttatttaatgactTGAAGAAATGCCACGGTAATACGGATAATATTATTTCTGCACACATGAGTGGATCAAACCTTTTTGCTTGCAGATTTTGACATACAGGCTCCATATAGCGGCTCGCACATGACAGAGCTCGACGTGTCTCCTCGCCGCCGTCTCCTTGAGGCGGTTCAGAGCGAGCTCCCATTTGATCACGCGGTTACGGATTTTGTCGTGGCGCCACTGAAGACATAGATTTTGGAGTAGGAAAATATTCCTACCGTGAATAATGATACGTATAAATAGAGAATGTACAATATTTGATTGTGAAATTTCGTCTGTGCAGAAAGAAAACGGAGATTGTTCTACATACAATCCAGTGGGTACTCTTGAATTGCGTCTGATATTTTAAAGTAACCCGTTATTTGGAAATCATTAaagcttttgagtttatttgGCTTCTGCACACGACTACACTAACTGTAATGAGCGTTTACCCTAGACCGTGCATAATTTGATCAGTATTCCATACCCTAAGATTAGCCAGTGTATTATTGAGCCCCATGATGAAGAGTTTCTTCTCCTCAGTCAATGAAGCTATCTCCTGGCGAGCGTTCTCCAACATCTCAAGATCTCGTTCCTGTCGTTCTGCTAGGGTTGACTTGGCGGCCGCTGGAAAACGAGGTACTCAACTTTTATGTGAAATCCTCATGAAGTTGGGAAACATAAAGGAAGAAGCGGATAACGAAAATGTTGCATAGTTCTCCAAAGGAGATTAGGTGGACAGAAATTGTTTTTCGTAGTGATTTTATGTTGTGTCATATCAAAAGAATGTTTGCTTACCCAAAGCTTCATACCGGTTGAGGACGTCCAAAGGCTGTTTGAACTCAGGATAGTTGTGCACCACAGACATAAGGTAGTCCTGAACAAGAAATCACGTTTGTTTTAAATCATTATCACCGGCCCTTGTATAGCACTGGATATGGTCCTGTTTCTTATCATACATGCCACATGATTGACCGTCATTCTTATCTACATTAAGTATCTGTTGATTTCCGACCGGGATACACATTCGCGAATAAAATGTTGACCAAGGAGTTCTCCAGTTTTCTTCAAACTCACCTCGTATATGGTGTAGTCCTTAACTTGCTGTTCCATGAGTTTCTTGACCTCTTCCATCTCGATGACTCTCTGCCTCATCGCTTCTGTCTCCTTGGTCTTGCGTTCCAGGACTTCGGTGTCCGCTTGCATCTTGCGTTCAGCTCGATCTCGCTTTTCTTGATTTTCTCTTATGAACTAAACGAAATGGGAAAGACCAAAAAGTCATTTAtacaaagtaggctgaaaatttttatgtaggtactccccCTATATACTCTCACCTCGTGTACTTCTATATGTCTTCTCCCTATGTATTCCGTTATTGACCGTTATATATTTCCTGCTACCTACTACCCTCATAAACCCCCGCTATTCCTCCTTATGTACTCACTTGTGTACTTACCTTAAtttcttatgtacctactacccATATGTAGACTTCGTAAATTACCTTATTAAAGCTAATGAAAGACTCTTTAAGGAGGTTCTCTTTCTTTCTCAAGTCCTCCCACTTGGCGTCCATGATCACTCTGTTTGCTTTCTCTTCTTCCCTCTTCAGCGCCAGCTTCGTGTCCGCCTCCATGAGGTCGCGGCGAGCCTGTTCCATCAGGACTTGAGGAGTAGGCCGCGCGACGTCCCATACTGgatattttctaagaaaataggACGTGATTTAGTATTTACAACAAAGCAGAACCACCTGTTCTATGAAGATCTTCCAGTGAACGAAGATTTGGATGTGACAGGGCCAGGGCTTTCTCCCTCGGCTTCCTTAGACAATTTCGGGTTAGTCCTCGATGTCGAGATGAGATTAGGGACTTACTTGACCATCCTGTCGCTTTCCATCAAGGATTTGAAGTACTCCGAGGTGGACTCCACAGGTGGCCCATGTGGAATGGCTATAGGAGCCAAATCTTTTGTTCTATTCATGATTGTTGAAGATTACACAATATTTCaatctaaaacaaataagttaaaaaatctTTGATCTTGTTCAGTGGAGATCACGTTGATCACAAACACGTCAATAATAAACGTTGCCTAGCAATTTGTAACAGTTGCAAAATACAGGTCTTACATAAAAATCTACCAATTAAGTAGAATTTGGTTGACCCTTATTGGCCACACTAGAATCGTTCCATAcctattatttctatatttattgcATCTCATTATTTTGCCTCTTTCTAGCTTGCATTGAACTGCTATGGCTCTGTCTCACTCTTTTATATAGTGGACATCCGACATTGACACTTTACTGATTGTCAAAGTTAATGTCAAAGAAGAGGTGCATTGCTGCTGAGTTGattgaaattgaatattttttgcaggAAAATCTGTTCATTTGCTCAATACTGCACAGTACTATTATCAGGAAATAACTGAGAAGTGACACAAAGCTGCTAAGAAACCGTTTAAAGATTATAACGCAACCATTTCATCTAAACAGAAAATGGAACTAAACTTTTCTTTCTTTACCGGCTTAGGCTGTGGATTATGTATCGGAATCTCATTATTTGCACTAAAGAAGTATTTCGGAGCCGTGGCTGATGCTGGCAAAGCTGTGAAGAAGGTGAGTAAAACATATAACACCTTTTATTAACGAATCAAAATAGTCATGTTCTAACCTCAATTTTATTAAGATTATCtgtttttataacttaaaatgCCCTTGCCTGCCTAAAGAACTATTTCTTCTTGTTATTAAAGAATgttttggtcagtgggtcgtcttaggggcggagttgTAGGAGTTGGAGTATACGCTTAGGGGCACTATGAGCAGcaaagaaaaccaaaaaaaaaaaatttcgaaaaaaaaattttttgggacttagtaaaattttcgtaaatttttttttttcaaaaatttgccGATTTTTTTGCAGAATCGGATTGACCTTGCCCGCAGCAACCATTTACGATCTGAGAAGCATGGCCCTAGGATGCACCGTTTCCGAGTTATGGGCCATTttcatttttcgtatttttagaaaatggtttatatttccaaaatggtAGGTCGGACGAGATTATTTTCGGGAAAGAAATTGTTGCTCCACTCGAAAGCCATGACATCGTGTAAAAAAAATCagcaaaattgagaaaaaaaaaccaacatcaaaaattttctaagtgtCGGGCGTCGTTTCAGCTTGAGTATGGTTAGGGGCGCAGGACTTAGTAAAATtttcggattttttttttttttgtcgaattcgaccatttttttttcagcaacTGATTTTGTGACTCCTTAGAAAGCGTTTATGATCTGAGAAGCATGGTCCTCCGACGCACCGTTTCCGAGTTATGGGTCATTTTCATTTTCGTATTTTAGAAAATGGTTTATATTTCCAAAAGGTAGGTCGGACGAGATTATTTTCGGGAAAGAAATTGTTGCTCCACTTGAAAGCCATGACATCGTGTAAAAAAAACCagcaaaattgagaaaaaaaaaaccaacatcaaaaattttctaagtgtCGGGCGTCGTTTCAGCTTGAGTATTGTTAGGGGCGCAGGACTTAGTAAAATTTTcggagagtttttttttttctaaattttgctggttttttttacacaatgtCATGGCTTTGAGTGGAGCAACAATTTCTCCTGAAAACAATCTCATCTGAGCTactattttggaaatataaaaattttctaaaatacgAAAATGACCGAACCGGGAACGGTCGGGAGGACCATGCTTCTCAGATCATAAACGCTTTCTAAGGAGTCACAAaattagttgctgaaataaaatggTCGAATTCGACAAAAAATTTTCCGAAAATTTTACTAAGTCCTGCGCCCCTAACAATACTCAAGCTGAAACGACACCCGacacttagaaaatttttgatgttggtttttttttttctcaattttgctGGTTTTTTTTACACGATGTCATGGCTTTCAAGTGGAGCAACAATTTCTTTCCCGAAAATAATCTCGTCCGACCTAcctttttggaaatataaaccattttctaaaaatacgaaaaatgaaaatgacCCATAACTCGGAAACGGTGCGTCGGAGGACCATGCTTCTCAGATCATAAACGCTTTCTAAGGAGTCACAAAATCAgttgctgaaaaaaaaatggtcgaattcgacaaaaaaaaaaaaccgaaaaTTTTACTAAGTCCTGCGCCCCTAACAATACTCAAGCTGAAACGACGCCCGacacttagaaaatttttgatgttggttttttttttctcaattttgctGGTTTTTTTTACACGATGTCGTGGCTTTCGAGTGGAACAACAATTTCTTTCTCGAAAACAATCGCGTCTGAGCTaccattttggaaatataaaccattttcaaaaaatacgaaaattgaAAATGGCCCATAACTCGGAAACGGTGCATCCTAGGGCCATGCTTCTCAGATCGTAAATGGTTGCTGCAGGCAAGGTCAAACCGATTCTGCAAAAAAATCGGcaaattttcgaaaaaaaaaatttacgaAAATTTTTCTAAGTCCTTGCTCCATAGTGCCCCTAAGGCTACACTCCAACCAATGTTTTAATTAACTAGCGTATCCTTGACATGCCCAATTAATGCAATTATTGCATCAGCCTATTTTTACACATAACCTTACCATAAACAtcaatataattgttttttctGTTCTATCTTTTTACAGTATGCCTCAAAACAAGAATACAAACTCGTTCTGGTTGTACGAACAGACCTGAACATGAGCAAAGGGAAAATCGCAGCTCAATGCAGTCACGCGGCAGTAGGTGCATTTGAAAAGGCTCAGAAAAGGGACCCAGAGGGTTTAAAAACATGGCAATATACAGGACAGGCTAAAGTAGCACTTAAAACAGACTCTTTAGATGAAGTTAAACAAATCTGTGATAATGCAAAGAAGATGGGATTGATCACATCATTGATTAGAGATGCTGGCCGAACGCAAATTGCACCTAATTCTATCACAGTATTGGGTGTTGGGCCGGCACCTAAAGATATTATTGATAAAGTGACTGGACATTTGAAActgttgtaaattatttattaagcttgatattttttatgtaataaagtacatactttaagatgatttatttcagtttttgtatatttatcatACCTACTCCCACTTCTAGAGATAGGTTAGACCCTTGAAAATCCAAAAAAGGCTCCAAAATTAGAAAGTAGGAAAAGTgcaaaaaaacacatattttgaGCTCCATATTTAATGGTCTTTGtattcaattaatcttaaaaagGCGGTTAATTTGAAACATACTAGGCACAGCGtccataatatattttaaattacataatattcaaaacgaaaattacaaaaatactaagaaacaatcaattcttaaaaatattcattatcatactaaaatataaaaattatttcttatttatctaACAATACCTGTCGTATTGTACAATGTATTCAAGATATAAATCTCTTAAGGTTTCACCTGGTGTAAGACACTGTATTTTATAATcaccataataaaataataatgttaccacattgtatctaaaaataataaaaccgacttcaaaaacaaaCCTAAAATCTCCAAGTATTCCAAAAACTAGGCTGAAAATCGCAGCAAAAACGGGTCAGCCAAACTTGAGATAGtcgcacacaaacatacatacaggtcaaaatgagaacctcctttctttgaagtcggttaaattatgtattacatttttatacataatatataaaaacaatgatAGCACCTATATTTAATTGCACAGAATAGAATTTATCATACATTTTTCATCCCATTCCatacagtttatttttcaatattcgAAACTGCattatattgcaaaattattttgtaggtctaataatttttttgcagcacttatatttttaaacaaaacttttcatatataatttttccttttccATACACGCCTACaccatttaataaaattttatccaAATTCTAATAACATTTACTAAAAAACAATACACATAGCCAAATTCACCACTTCTATAGAacattttaacatgaaattacaCTCAAGATGttctatgtttttttatagttaactgTTCCTATCTAGAAATGGTGAAAATGGCTTatacacggaggaaggaaaaatagcagagatgccataaggaaggtaggccaggcaccttcttgtaggtcaagcaacgtatggTAGGTGTGATCAGAATGCCTAGTGCGAattttgcaagttaactttctcgatgcgtaaattatcatacaatttaattacgaagttttcatttttgacatgtttatttcataaaggctGTCACTTGGTCGTACTATAAAC encodes the following:
- the LOC110371729 gene encoding coiled-coil domain-containing protein 42 homolog, whose translation is MNRTKDLAPIAIPHGPPVESTSEYFKSLMESDRMVKKYPVWDVARPTPQVLMEQARRDLMEADTKLALKREEEKANRVIMDAKWEDLRKKENLLKESFISFNKFIRENQEKRDRAERKMQADTEVLERKTKETEAMRQRVIEMEEVKKLMEQQVKDYTIYEDYLMSVVHNYPEFKQPLDVLNRYEALAAAKSTLAERQERDLEMLENARQEIASLTEEKKLFIMGLNNTLANLRWRHDKIRNRVIKWELALNRLKETAARRHVELCHVRAAIWSLYVKICKQKGLAIDVSTNDFEQQLVVIMRALLELRRIYRIAQRRSKEKGEAETHSQSH
- the LOC110371730 gene encoding peptidyl-tRNA hydrolase 2, mitochondrial, which codes for MELNFSFFTGLGCGLCIGISLFALKKYFGAVADAGKAVKKYASKQEYKLVLVVRTDLNMSKGKIAAQCSHAAVGAFEKAQKRDPEGLKTWQYTGQAKVALKTDSLDEVKQICDNAKKMGLITSLIRDAGRTQIAPNSITVLGVGPAPKDIIDKVTGHLKLL